The DNA sequence GCTTTTGGATCAGGCAAATTATCGAATTTTTCTATTTCAGGAAAAGAGATATCGACTATCGGTTTATGACTTACATCGACCCCATTCACCATATCCGGTAGACGGTGTAATGTTTGTGGACCAAAAACCATATCAACATGAGGCGCGCGTTTACGAATAGCCGCACCTTCCTGCGAAGCCACACAGCCACCAACACCAATAACTAAATCAGGATTATCCTGCTTCCAGTGTTTCCATTTACCCAATAAAGAAAATACTTTTTCCTGAGCTTTTTCACGAATAGAACAGGTATTCAATAACAGAATATCCGCATCTTCAGGGGTATCTACTTCTATGATTTCTTCTGAATCGGCCAGCACATCACGCATTTTAATCGAGTCATACTCATTCATCTGACAACCGAAGGTTTTAATATAAAGTTTGCGTGCCATAAAGCCTGTATTTTTCTAACAAAGGAACCGGCTATTTTACCACTTTCTATGGAAAAAGACTAAAGTAACGAACGAATCACCCTGTACTGATGTTAAGGATATAAATTAGAAAGAGCCCGTTCGAGCCAAAGTAGAATCATTTCAATAACTCATCAGCACCTTTAGCGACAAAACGTAACTGGGTAATAGCTTTTTCAGTTAATAACTTACGTTCAGCAGAATTACTGTCCAGCGCCTCTCCACCCGCATTAAACACCAGAACAACCATTGCTTCTGCCTGTATTTTTGCCGCCTCTGCAGGATAGTCCTGTGTGTGCTGAATATAATCTGCTAATTCCACAACAAAATATTGCAGCTCACGAGAAACTGCCTTACGAAAAGCCCTGGATGTGCCTGAGCGCTCCCTCAATAAAAGCCTGAAAACATGTGGGCTGTTATGAATGAATTCCATAAACGTTTCAACAGAAGTGGCGATAACAAGCCCTCTGTCGCCTATGCGCTGTCTGGCTTTTCGCATCAACTGTCGCAGTGCAACACCGCCTTCATCCACTAAAGTCAGACCCAGTTCTTCCATATCTTCAAAATGACGATAAAACGAAGTCGGTGCTAT is a window from the endosymbiont of Galathealinum brachiosum genome containing:
- a CDS encoding HTH-type transcriptional repressor FabR → MSGNRAQQKEKTRRTIIDAAFRLLSQERSYSSLSLREVTREAGIAPTSFYRHFEDMEELGLTLVDEGGVALRQLMRKARQRIGDRGLVIATSVETFMEFIHNSPHVFRLLLRERSGTSRAFRKAVSRELQYFVVELADYIQHTQDYPAEAAKIQAEAMVVLVFNAGGEALDSNSAERKLLTEKAITQLRFVAKGADELLK